A stretch of Longimicrobium sp. DNA encodes these proteins:
- a CDS encoding type II toxin-antitoxin system VapC family toxin, giving the protein MSLFIDACALAKRYLPEGRSSQRMKEIMGRSRRWGGLVVSSFIEIEVVSAIAKAAREFGNPLGRNAALREVPRTVDAFQRAYRSGAFTIVDADDAIVQAGIAELRSHPQHEIGAGDAIHLATAVGLANGAYAPLVFVTSDQGLYAAARAHGLHVLNPNYEGSERLDTLFR; this is encoded by the coding sequence TCCCTGTTCATTGATGCATGTGCCCTCGCCAAGCGCTACCTGCCCGAGGGCCGCAGCAGCCAGCGGATGAAGGAGATCATGGGCCGTTCCAGACGCTGGGGCGGCCTGGTCGTTTCAAGCTTCATCGAAATCGAGGTCGTCTCCGCGATCGCGAAGGCGGCGCGCGAGTTCGGGAACCCCCTGGGCCGAAATGCGGCGTTGCGCGAGGTGCCGCGAACCGTCGACGCATTCCAGCGCGCCTACCGGAGCGGTGCGTTCACCATCGTCGATGCGGACGATGCGATCGTGCAGGCGGGGATCGCGGAACTGCGGTCGCACCCGCAGCACGAGATCGGAGCCGGCGACGCCATCCACCTCGCGACCGCGGTGGGACTCGCGAACGGCGCGTATGCTCCGCTCGTGTTCGTCACCTCCGATCAGGGGCTGTATGCGGCTGCCCGAGCCCACGGGCTTCACGTGTTGAACCCGAACTACGAGGGATCGGAACGGCTGGACACGCTCTTCCGATGA
- a CDS encoding glutamine synthetase family protein, producing MSETGAGVGPGRITPDELERAIRSGAVDTVIVAITDMQGRLMGKRVTGSFFLENAHHGTHFCTYLLGTDMEMTTPSGYRLTNWETGYGDWLADPDWSTLRVIPWLEKTALVLADAKDEESGALIPIAPRGILKRQIERASGLGLAPKMASELEFYVLKETYEQAAEKGFHNLTPFGWYNEDYHLLQATKAEPLYRRFRNEMTAAGVPIEFSKGEAAPGQHEVNIHYADALEAADRHALFKHGVKEMAWQSGNAVTFMAKPDHRWTGNSAHVHVSVWDADGRRNVFHHEGAEPYGMSDTMRWFLGGMMHAARELAFFIAPFVNSYKRYAVASWAPVNVVWGRDNRTCGFRVVGSGPSLRVENRLPGGDANPYLSYAAILGAGLYGIEHRLEPPEQFHGNGYAATGVPRIPRALWEAAQLLEQSTVAREIFGDDVVQHYANTARVEQETYDAVVTSWERERYLERG from the coding sequence ATGAGCGAGACGGGTGCAGGCGTGGGTCCCGGGCGCATCACCCCCGACGAGCTGGAGCGCGCCATCCGCTCCGGCGCCGTCGACACCGTGATCGTCGCCATCACCGACATGCAGGGGCGGCTGATGGGCAAGCGCGTGACCGGCTCGTTCTTCCTGGAGAACGCGCACCACGGCACGCACTTCTGCACGTACCTGCTGGGCACGGACATGGAGATGACCACCCCGTCCGGGTACCGGCTGACCAACTGGGAAACCGGCTATGGCGACTGGCTGGCCGACCCCGACTGGAGCACGCTGCGCGTCATCCCCTGGCTGGAGAAGACCGCGCTGGTGCTGGCCGACGCGAAGGACGAGGAGAGCGGCGCGCTCATCCCCATCGCCCCGCGCGGCATCCTGAAGCGGCAGATCGAGCGCGCGTCGGGGCTCGGCCTGGCGCCGAAGATGGCGAGCGAGCTGGAGTTCTACGTCCTGAAGGAGACGTACGAGCAGGCGGCCGAGAAGGGCTTCCACAACCTGACCCCGTTCGGCTGGTACAACGAGGACTACCACCTGCTGCAGGCCACCAAGGCCGAGCCGCTGTACCGCCGCTTCCGCAACGAGATGACGGCGGCGGGCGTGCCCATCGAGTTCAGCAAGGGCGAGGCGGCGCCGGGGCAGCACGAGGTGAACATCCACTACGCCGACGCGCTGGAGGCCGCCGACCGGCACGCGCTGTTCAAGCACGGGGTGAAGGAGATGGCGTGGCAGAGCGGGAACGCCGTAACCTTCATGGCCAAGCCCGACCACCGCTGGACCGGCAACAGCGCCCACGTGCACGTGAGCGTGTGGGACGCCGACGGCCGCCGCAACGTGTTCCACCACGAGGGCGCCGAGCCGTACGGGATGAGCGACACCATGCGCTGGTTTCTGGGCGGGATGATGCACGCCGCGCGCGAGCTGGCGTTCTTCATCGCCCCGTTCGTGAACAGCTACAAGCGCTACGCGGTGGCCAGCTGGGCGCCGGTGAACGTGGTGTGGGGCCGCGACAACCGCACCTGCGGCTTCCGCGTGGTGGGAAGCGGCCCCTCGCTGCGCGTGGAGAACCGGCTGCCGGGCGGCGACGCGAACCCGTACCTGTCGTACGCGGCCATCCTGGGCGCGGGGCTGTACGGCATCGAGCACCGCCTCGAGCCGCCGGAGCAGTTCCACGGCAACGGCTATGCGGCCACCGGCGTTCCCCGCATCCCCCGCGCGCTCTGGGAGGCGGCCCAGCTGCTGGAGCAGAGCACCGTCGCCCGCGAGATCTTCGGCGACGACGTGGTGCAGCACTACGCCAACACCGCCCGGGTCGAGCAGGAGACGTACGACGCGGTGGTGACGAGCTGGGAGCGGGAGCGGTATCTGGAGCGGGGGTGA